Proteins encoded together in one Janthinobacterium tructae window:
- a CDS encoding nuclear transport factor 2 family protein, which translates to MKLTLSHLLSTCLLGTLGAIGGVQAAPADAELLALVQRHAQAQNNFDQVALKATTAENYVEISPVGEVDGREKMASFYAPEQKRPSPQLQVDEPVVRLFGDTALISARLSYRANQDAAARTFALRAGYVARLVDKQWLLVSAQYTGIRPPKP; encoded by the coding sequence ATGAAATTGACCCTTTCACATCTTCTTTCTACCTGCCTGCTTGGCACCTTGGGCGCAATCGGTGGTGTGCAGGCGGCTCCTGCCGACGCCGAACTGCTGGCTTTGGTGCAGCGCCATGCGCAGGCGCAGAATAACTTTGATCAAGTTGCCTTGAAAGCCACCACGGCCGAGAATTATGTGGAAATATCGCCGGTCGGCGAGGTGGACGGGCGTGAAAAAATGGCCTCCTTCTATGCGCCGGAGCAGAAACGGCCGAGTCCTCAACTCCAGGTCGATGAGCCGGTGGTGCGTCTTTTTGGCGATACGGCGCTCATCTCGGCACGGCTGTCCTACCGCGCCAATCAGGACGCGGCTGCGCGTACCTTCGCCCTGCGCGCCGGTTATGTGGCTCGGCTTGTCGACAAGCAATGGTTACTGGTCAGTGCACAGTACACCGGCATCCGCCCACCGAAACCGTGA